actaatattgtctaTTTAGTGTTTtacttaggccgggctgcaaggggaATTTGGGAGTTAGTCTGGAAAGCGGAGAGGAGTAGAAAGTGCCTcccaatggcagtggaggtaattaggcgacatctccaaacctgagaACAGCTGTACCAGAAAAaagcctggagtgtattttttaaacaagtcatACACAaaaagatgtgttccgctatcctgagtgtgggaggtttctacactgtgaacagcgcctgggatataatagcaccagtattttcttttccgtgattattttcacaggcctggctgcgagggtAAACTGTGGGTTcggggctgaaattcgtagaagcaacAAGTACTCCCATGaaaattttgaggtatttttccgacgtcccacagccttggaaacacctgtgccccccgaaacatgcgtggagattgtttacccatttccatcagacccacaaattTTTTCTtcgttatcctaggtgtgggatgtttcctacaacggtaggtagcgactgggttccaatacaaccaataacatattatccctgagtgttttacccaggccgggctgaagGAAAGCTAGGGATGggtatggaaatccaagtagcagcgagtgaccctagatggactatggatgtaattagcagaagtTCCCTAACAGGgaatcatgtgcccccagcagtgtgtgtgcagtggggcaTCACACTCCCCCCAAAAAGCCGTGTTCCCGAATCGTGAGtgttggaggttcctccaacagaaagcagcgccctggttctgagaatgtcttacatttttaatcctGGTTTTCcaaggtcgggctgcaagggaaatgctaagattagggctggaaatcgaaggaagtgagggagtctTCCACATTGgcatggaggtaattagccaacatctcccatcctgggaacacctgcaccccagaaatgATTTAGTGTTttccttactccatcacacacacaaaaggtatTCCTGTTTtacttagtatgttgaggtttcacAAATGTCAGGATCGCCGGGTTCTAATAGGAACTTGTAGCTTCCCTTCCCtggagtgttttccgagaccgggaTGAGAGTGAAATCGGGGaatggctgaaaatccaagagcagtgagtgccccaagatgcactgtggaggaaattaacatgacttctcaataacagggaaaacTTGGGCCCCCNNNNNNNNNNNNNNNNNNNNNNNNNNNNNNNNNNNNNNNNNNNNNNNNNNNNNNNNNNNNNNNNNNNNNNNNNNNNNNNNNNNNNNNNNNNNNNNNNNNNCTGTGCGGGTCCACTTACACGCGGTTTTTCCCAATTATTACACAGGCGGCCATCCATATCCGCGGGTTCTGTCCTGacggatatggagggctgactacgGGACCTGAGCATCAGTGGAAAATGGTGGCCGCTGGCGGTCCTGGAAGCAATAGCTGGCGGATACCAAGGATGGCCGTATTCGTGTGATTGCTATTCCCCGCTTACTACTGGCTGCTGGATATGGAGGGCTGGGCCGAGAGAGAGTCCCCAGACCCTTCTGCGAGGTAGGGTGAGGTGTCTCTCTAACCGCGCACAAATGGGCTGGCACAATGGAGCACAGCCCCTTCGTCTGGGAAGACGCCCCGCCAAGGGCGGAGCAGCCAGCTGGGTTGCAACTTGGGGCGCGAGTTCTGCTCTCACGCGTGCTCCCTGCCGGCGCCCTCCCGCCgagcccgcccctccctcccctaggCCCCTAGACGGCCGAGCCTCTGCCGCATGCGCACttgagcccaccccaccccagcaggcgGCGGGAAGCCCGCAGAGGGAGTCTAACCAGACTTCCTGACCAGCCGCCAGGGGAGCCCTGACGGTGCCGGGAGCCGAGGTCTCTCAGGAGATCGAGCGCAGCCCTCCGCTGAAGCGCACAGCTCCTGGACAGCACTTGCGACATGGAGCCTCCGCCCCAGAGCAGCCGCGATGCCGCTGCCGATGCGGCTGCCGGCTCCCTCAGCCCGGGGGTCGACGAGGAGCGGGAAGAGGCGCACGGTCAGTGGCGGTGCGGGCGCTGGTTTCAGCGGATTCCAGGAAACGCACTTTCCCTGAGAGGGGCGAGCCGCAGGGCCCCCCTCCGGCACCgcctgtcccctcctgtccccacaggCCGGGCTCGCTGGACGGCCTGATCTTTCTCTTTGGGTTTCCTCCCTCGCAGAAGCGCAGCCCGCGGAGAGCTCGGCTCCCGGAGAGGGGGGAGAGGAGCAGCCGGCGCAGTGCGACCCTGAGCAAGGAGCGGCCgcggaagggaaggaggcaggagacgaaggagaaggaaaggaaggcggCGATGCTGGCGCAGCAGCCGCTGGTCCCGCGGACGGCGGAAGCCGCGAGGCGGTCGCCGAGGTTGCGGCCG
This portion of the Camelus ferus isolate YT-003-E chromosome 36, BCGSAC_Cfer_1.0, whole genome shotgun sequence genome encodes:
- the LOC116661696 gene encoding golgin subfamily A member 6-like protein 2 — encoded protein: MEPPPQSSRDAAADAAAGSLSPGVDEEREEAHEAQPAESSAPGEGGEEQPAQCDPEQGAAAEGKEAGDEGEGKEGGDAGAAAAGPADGGSREAVAEVAAEAGAEEVDEAGASGGEGGEQGGEQQPPEAAVEGSRSRAAAGAPAPRSRRCRCRSWRAFSSTLRTSAHTCGKRAAGVRRGPGKRAGRGGR